From the Phycisphaeraceae bacterium genome, the window TGATAATGGAAATTTCAGCCTCGACGCGCTGATCGCCGCACTCGAACGCCGCACCGATCTGGTTGTTATCAGCGCGACCTATTACGCCTCCGGGCAGATTGTCAGCGGGTTGCCCGCGCTGATCGAGGCTGCGCACAAGATTGGCGCTTTGGTGCTGGTCGATGCGTACCACGCTGCCGGCGTGGTGCCTATGACCGAGGCGTGGCGTGAAGCCGATTTTGTGATCGGAGGCAACTACAAGTACACGCGAGGCGGCCCGGGAGCGTGCTGGCTGGCGATTCACCCGCGACACCTGGATGTGCCATCCCCCAAACTGGTCACCACTGATACGGGGTGGTTTGCGCGCAGAAATCCGTTCGGATTTTCACGCGACAATTCCGCCGAGCGCGGCGCGGGCGGCGACGCGTGGCTCGAATCCACGCCTTCGTTCCTGATTCCGTATCAGACTCGCGCCGGGCTTGACCTTGTTCTGGGGATAGGCGTCGAACGCCTGTTCACCTACAGCGCCGACTTGCGGACCCACCTGACCTATGCGCTGGATCGCGCAGGGGTCGCCACACGACCAAACAACGGGCAAGGACTTTTTGTACTGATCCCGACGCGCGATCCGGCGCGTGATCTTGCCTCGCTCAAGGCGGCGGGCGTGAATGCCGACGCGAGGCCTCACCCGATTGGGGATGGATCGTCGTCGATCCGCTGCTATCCGGACCTGCTCAATACGCGCGCCGAGCTCGACGAGGCCGCGAGTCGGATCGGGCGCGCGCTCAGTGCGCGTGGGTAGGGAGCGTTGCGGGAAGAATGATGGTGAAGTCTGAACCTCGACCGACCTCGGAGTGAATATCGATGCGCCCGTTATGGGCTTCGATGAGGCGGCGCGCCATGGGGAGTCCCAGGCCTGAACCACCCGATTTGGTGGTGAAGTAAGGCTGAAAGAGTCGCTCGCGCGTGGCGTCGTCGATGCCTGGGCCGGTGTCGATGACGTGGATGAGCGCGATTGGGGACCCGTCGGGATCGGTGCCTTTTTCCGTGCGGATAATGAGATCTTTGGGTGCGTTTTTCATGGCTTGAACAGCGTTGAGCATGAGATTGAGCGTTGCCTGCTTGAATGGCACCGGGTCAACCTGTGCGAGCAATGGGTGTGGGCAGAGGACGGGCCTGAGTCTCACACCGGCCTGTTCGGCCTGGGGGAGAAAGAAATCGACGAGTTCGTCGACGAGGATGTTGATATCGAGCGTGCGGAGTTCGACATGGACGTTGCCCGCGTATTCGAGAAAGTCGGAGAGAATTGATCGCAGCCTCTCGATCTCGCGTTCGACCGTGTTGATGCGACGGACGAGGCGGGACTTCTCGTCGTCATCGATTGCGGACTCTCGAATGCTCTCCGAGAGCAGTTGTGCGTTGAGGCCGATGGTGGAAAGGGGGTTTTTGATTTCGTGAGCGAGGCCTGCGGTCATGGCTCCGAGTTCGGCGAAGCGTTGTTTGCTGAGAGTGCGGCGTTCGAGCAGGGTCGCGAGGCGAAGTTTTCGACGCGCGAGGTACGCGACAACTGATGCACCGAGAGCAGCGCCGAGCAATGCTGCGGAGAGTGCGATGATGAGTTCGGTCACAACGGTCTCCGGCCGCGACGTTCAGCGGCGTGGAGAGCGTGCGTGAGGACGAGCGCGGAGTACGGTGATCTCGCCGGTTGTGTCTTCGAGGCGGACGATGCGTGTGGCGCGCCAGCCCTTGTCGGAGTTGTCAGCGCTGTAGATGACATGGGATC encodes:
- a CDS encoding aminotransferase class V-fold PLP-dependent enzyme translates to MSEPNSELPAPAEELAHAIASLDSGPLDELGVIRHLHPLFSRVLARQEIYLANHSLGRPLDQTAFDIAEAINLWYTDMDDAWTAWMAEMHAYRRRICALIDWHRPDAIVPKTSAGQGLRAVLNALPESPVRVVTTTGEFDSIDFILRSYEQRALIHVDRLGPTDNGNFSLDALIAALERRTDLVVISATYYASGQIVSGLPALIEAAHKIGALVLVDAYHAAGVVPMTEAWREADFVIGGNYKYTRGGPGACWLAIHPRHLDVPSPKLVTTDTGWFARRNPFGFSRDNSAERGAGGDAWLESTPSFLIPYQTRAGLDLVLGIGVERLFTYSADLRTHLTYALDRAGVATRPNNGQGLFVLIPTRDPARDLASLKAAGVNADARPHPIGDGSSSIRCYPDLLNTRAELDEAASRIGRALSARG